A window of Oncorhynchus tshawytscha isolate Ot180627B linkage group LG10, Otsh_v2.0, whole genome shotgun sequence contains these coding sequences:
- the LOC112261052 gene encoding macrophage-capping protein-like isoform X2, whose protein sequence is MFPCQAAPGQFGPETREPGLKVWRVEKMKAVLLEPAEVGAFFNGDSYLVLEHRGDQGADLHMWIGEKSSRDEQVACAMLATQLDNFLGGDPIQHRQIQGYEAPEFMNLFPRGVSYKDGGVESGFRRPQGGSGPVHRLYQIKGKRNIHAKEVELSWESFNKGDCFILDLGETIFSWIGSQANMFEKQKSREIASLIRDTERHGKARITDISEGEEPPEMLKVLGPMLELAESTPEKDSQADVSNSASLYKVSDATGKMKLTNVSEKSPFAKDLLVRDDCFILDNGANGKIFVWKGMGANAEEKREALKMADDFIQQMNYPRMKTQVEILPQGRETIIFKQFFKNWN, encoded by the exons ATGTTCCCCTGCCAGGCAGCGCCGGGCCAGTTTGGACCAGAGACACGGGAGCCGGGGCTGAAGGTGTGGCGGGTGGAGAAGATGAAGGCGGTGCTGCTGGAGCCGGCTGAGGTGGGGGCTTTCTTCAACGGAGACTCCTACCTGGTGCTGGAGCACAGGGGGGACCAGGGGGCAGACCTGCACATGTGGATAG gTGAGAAGTCATCTCGTGACGAGCAGGTGGCGTGTGCCATGCTGGCTACCCAGCTGGACAACTTCCTGGGTGGTGACCCCATCCAGCATCGCCAGATCCAGGGCTACGAGGCCCCAGAGTTCATGAACCTCTTCCCCAGGGGGGTCAGCTACAAG GACGGTGGCGTGGAGTCGGGTTTCAGGCGACCCCAGGGTGGGTCAGGGCCGGTCCACAGGCTGTACCAGATTAAAGGGAAGCGCAACATCCATGCCAAGGAGGTGGAGCTGAGCTGGGAGAGCTTCAACAAGGGAGACTGCTTCATCCTGGAcctgggagag ACCATATTTTCGTGGATCGGCTCGCAGGCCAACATGTTTGAGAAGCAGAAGTCGCGTGAGATTGCTAGCCTGATCCGCGACACTGAGAGACATGGTAAAGCACGCATCACTGACATCAGTGAGGGAGAGGAGCCGCCGGAGATGCTCAAG GTGCTGGGACCAATGCTAGAGCTGGCAGAGAGCACTCCAGAAAAGGACAGTCAAGCAGACGTCTCCAACTCTGCCTCCCTCTACAAG GTGTCCGATGCGACAGGTAAGATGAAGCTGACCAATGTCTCTGAAAAAAGCCCATTTGCCAAGGACCTTCTGGTGCGTGACGACTGCTTTATTCTAGACAACGGGGCCAATGGAAAGATCTTCGTCTGGAAAG GTATGGGAGCCAATGCAGAGGAGAAAAGGGAGGCCTTGAAAATGGCAGATGACTTCATCCAACAGATGAACTACCCCAGGATGAAAACACAG GTGGAGATTCTACCACAGGGGAGGGAGACGATCATCTTCAAGCAGTTCTTCAAGAACTGGAACTAA
- the LOC112261052 gene encoding macrophage-capping protein-like isoform X1 — protein MELESGAVPELAEGIMQMFPCQAAPGQFGPETREPGLKVWRVEKMKAVLLEPAEVGAFFNGDSYLVLEHRGDQGADLHMWIGEKSSRDEQVACAMLATQLDNFLGGDPIQHRQIQGYEAPEFMNLFPRGVSYKDGGVESGFRRPQGGSGPVHRLYQIKGKRNIHAKEVELSWESFNKGDCFILDLGETIFSWIGSQANMFEKQKSREIASLIRDTERHGKARITDISEGEEPPEMLKVLGPMLELAESTPEKDSQADVSNSASLYKVSDATGKMKLTNVSEKSPFAKDLLVRDDCFILDNGANGKIFVWKGMGANAEEKREALKMADDFIQQMNYPRMKTQVEILPQGRETIIFKQFFKNWN, from the exons AATGTTCCCCTGCCAGGCAGCGCCGGGCCAGTTTGGACCAGAGACACGGGAGCCGGGGCTGAAGGTGTGGCGGGTGGAGAAGATGAAGGCGGTGCTGCTGGAGCCGGCTGAGGTGGGGGCTTTCTTCAACGGAGACTCCTACCTGGTGCTGGAGCACAGGGGGGACCAGGGGGCAGACCTGCACATGTGGATAG gTGAGAAGTCATCTCGTGACGAGCAGGTGGCGTGTGCCATGCTGGCTACCCAGCTGGACAACTTCCTGGGTGGTGACCCCATCCAGCATCGCCAGATCCAGGGCTACGAGGCCCCAGAGTTCATGAACCTCTTCCCCAGGGGGGTCAGCTACAAG GACGGTGGCGTGGAGTCGGGTTTCAGGCGACCCCAGGGTGGGTCAGGGCCGGTCCACAGGCTGTACCAGATTAAAGGGAAGCGCAACATCCATGCCAAGGAGGTGGAGCTGAGCTGGGAGAGCTTCAACAAGGGAGACTGCTTCATCCTGGAcctgggagag ACCATATTTTCGTGGATCGGCTCGCAGGCCAACATGTTTGAGAAGCAGAAGTCGCGTGAGATTGCTAGCCTGATCCGCGACACTGAGAGACATGGTAAAGCACGCATCACTGACATCAGTGAGGGAGAGGAGCCGCCGGAGATGCTCAAG GTGCTGGGACCAATGCTAGAGCTGGCAGAGAGCACTCCAGAAAAGGACAGTCAAGCAGACGTCTCCAACTCTGCCTCCCTCTACAAG GTGTCCGATGCGACAGGTAAGATGAAGCTGACCAATGTCTCTGAAAAAAGCCCATTTGCCAAGGACCTTCTGGTGCGTGACGACTGCTTTATTCTAGACAACGGGGCCAATGGAAAGATCTTCGTCTGGAAAG GTATGGGAGCCAATGCAGAGGAGAAAAGGGAGGCCTTGAAAATGGCAGATGACTTCATCCAACAGATGAACTACCCCAGGATGAAAACACAG GTGGAGATTCTACCACAGGGGAGGGAGACGATCATCTTCAAGCAGTTCTTCAAGAACTGGAACTAA